The segment GTTGTGGTAGTGGATGGCCAGTCTCATTGCTTCCACCAGACCTGCCATATCTTTGCTCAGCACCTGATGAGCCATCTCCACCTCCCTGTATAACACATatacttaaataatcataaattctTAGTCTTTCAACTAAAGTAGGGAAAGGTATCTTCAAAAGGGTGAGGTCCAACTTAATCACCGGTAACGTTCcactggtgttacaagagaatgggcggcggtgattacttaccaTCAAGTACCCGTACTCTCATTTGTTCTcatcttacataaaaaaataatttggatgATGTATGAGATATTTCTCTTTAAATTAAGAATGATTTAAGATACGCttcttatatattaaataacgtCTATTCGATGAGATTATAGTGCAAATTTTATCATTGGCGTTAATAATTTCGATTACTGCGGACAACAGCGAGGTTGCAGTAGTTTTGCTTTGGATgtgaatgtaaatttatttttgttatttgattgTTGACAGGCTTCATAGTTactcaaattcaatttgtaaataaaatttattaacgatgccggactcgaacccgcgtcctctcgggttccgtccaagcgctcttcctctgagccaaccgttggagtgacgtatggtttgtaaatcttggtatgtctcgttcacctctcaggttgtggctcgaTCTACAGGGTTTACTTTACagttaacctgctcaaccccaataattgcatattaggaaattgcaTTGATatatcgctctttcaaatccaaacagtttgtaatttttaaagtgataacccttacttctgggtttaattacaaatagttgaacaagacattgACAAACgtcacgtcactcgaacggctgtCGTCAGTTCACATCAGGTCACCTGTGCGTGGCGGCGGGATAGTGCGGCAGCAGGCCGTCCACGGAGGCGCACAGGTCCCGCAGCGCGGCGCCCACGGCCCGCACGGAGTCCAGTACGGCGGGGGGCGAAGCACCCGCGTGCGCGGCGTGCGCCAGGCGCATGACGCAGCGGACCACGGCCGTGGTGGCCGCGTACACGGGCTCCGAGCGGTCGCGACCCGCGCCCCGGCCCCCGCACTGCCCACGATATAACACGCTTACTTACTACACTTGGGCCACTACAAACGTGCCAACTgactcatattttatttttattattattgaaatacataaaaatatttttttttgaattaaatttaaaaaatatatatactatatataaactatactgccttaatttactaattttaattaatgttcaattatattcatagctataattaaaaaaaaaatactaatcacTGCTACTCCAGGTATCgataatgttggggctactgaaaaccagtgctatATTGGCGCCACGCCATTGCAGCTTAttactgagttagctccatttggtgactttttcgtttttagtaataaattgtattatttaattcgtTTTATTAGTTAGTTGTAAGAATTCATTACTCATTCTagattgttatttaataattacatggtggttatcaataaatttttattctattctattctaaatcatttttatcagATCTCTCGCTCACACTTATTGAGATATCGGAACTCTCGCTCGCACTGCTAGTGTTGTATGTAACAAGAAGGTATTTGTCGATAGTGATTGGTCATCATCATActggtttatttaaattagagAAGATACTTTTACCGGGTCACTTTACAATTCATTAAACACTGTTAACACATTATGAATAACCGTCCGAGTTAGGGCGTTAGTATCGCCCTTTAATTTCAACAAAGTTAAGTTGGGAATTATAATTcccaatattaattataattataagtccATGGTTCGCTTATGAAAGTCTAATGACAATTGTATAACAATTTTCACAAACACCTACATTTGACCTTATTGCATTAGTCATCAGGTACCTGAGTCCGAGCGGCATCCCTTTATCGATAACGAGCTGTGCGGCATTGTCACATCCCTTTGACGTAATGTTTTATGACTCAGTTCACACGTTTGTAATGGCCCGAGTATAGCGGACCTGATATGTTCTGTTCATATCCAATAAAATCTCCGGACGACCgtgccttgctcggatttttaagaatgtacaaagatagaacaaaaaaaaataataggacaTCTAtattcgaaccagggtcttctgttttccggatcacccaatgtcccatctgaactATTATAGTCTTaaatatagtggcgaaatttcgCCAATAACATTAGTTATTacagctgtttctcattaaaatatggataaaactacatttattttttaaattgaaacctagctaggtcgATTTATCGTCCCCGATATCtactgtatactaaattttatgaaaatcgtgggagccgtttccgagattcaatatatatatatatatatatacaagaattgctcgtttaaagatataagttagatataacaatttttttatgaatttgtcaataatatttcataacatcaagaattatttcgttaaatatgctcactgttgttataatgaactGAAATGAAatgtttcacaacagaactcaaaccgtgcgtcaataaagtctatcatagaaaatatgtccatacaaaaaaaatattggaaataaaaataattatgggtcccaaatcgatataaaaactgTACTGCACTCCATGaggtaatccccattaaaatcagttcattagtttaggagttcactggaaacaaacatcagcacactggatttatatatattaagatttaattattattgtaaaaaacatgTAAACTTACAATTTTACCCAAAGCGTTTACAAGCTAGTCccagaaatacaaataaaataacaaaattatgttttaaattaaacgtaaaaaaaaacaataataaaattatacaaagaactgaacgtcctgctcgtgtcgtctcttattgccataaaaaactAGAGTTCAAGTacttctttgattttttttattcactaCAACGCCAATTTCCCTtgtttgattcctctggtcgaAAATAGATCTACtatctttgtttatttttatgaaaataagggacgagacgagcaggacgtcgaGTTGATGGTGgacgctcaggattattgaaaaacccgaaaattctgagcggcactacaagtgcgctggtcaccttaagacatacgatgttaggtcttattttttttatggaataggaggacaaacgagcgtacgggtcacctggtgttaagtgatcaccgccgcccacattctcttgcaacaccagaggaatcacaagagcgttgccggcctttaaggaaggtgtacgcgctttttttgaaggtacccatgtcgtatcgtcccggaaacaccgcacaaggaagctcattctacagctttgtaatacgtggaagaaagctcctagaaaaccgcactgtggaggaccgccacacatccagatggtggggatgatatcctaacttgtggcgtgtcgtgcgaaggtggaattcggcggcgggaatcaggttgaacagctcttcggaacactccccgtgataaaagcggtagaagacacacaatgaagcgacgtctctacgcaactacTGGTCTTATTTGCACAGTAACTTCACTAGTTATAGCTATTGTGTTTCTGTCAAAAAAGGCGCCCCtatagaccgaaacacattactgcttcacggcagaaataggcgcagttgtggtactcacaatctagccggcatcctgtgcaagggagccctACCActagtaaaatgttttaatatgtaTTGACGATTGAAGTATTTACATGTGACATAATATTTCGATATGCGTGAAATTGAAGGGCAAAGTATCGATGACTCTTACTTACTACAATTAGGATGCATTCGTTCTAGTTGAAACTAAGAACACAAAATAATACTTGCCTTGTCCTCACCAGGCCTCGTTTCTTTGGGATTAACTGTATTAGCTGGGCTGGTTTCTGATGAGTTTGTtactaaaaacaaaacaaattaaatttgataccatttttgttactaaAATCATCCAAATTTATGGACCAAGCGGCATTTGAACACGCGCTACCGGATTTTGCCTAACAAAAATCATAGTGACTATTCCGaaactgaactttttaaacattgcaaaattttaCCGGTGCAGGTACTGATgaaatattcaatgttaaaagaaaacttttttaatacTAAATACTGGGATAAAGTACAACATCCTGTATGCACGCGGGCCGTCACTCGGGGCTGTTTATGCGCTCCGAGCGCGCTCAATAGATATGGCGAACGAACGAATGCTTACCTAGTTCCTCgcctaattaatgaattacccaCTGATGTACGGAACTGTATAAATCCtcgtaatattaagaaaaaactgaaatcatactttttaagtcacttaaaataaatatatttacacaatttatctaactggcactaatgttctgtagttaatgtacctagatttaactctttgttagcatatattacaaacccgtgtggttttctgatgctagctttaagtattttcttttgtaaactttaatgtaaataaataaataaaaaaattagacgCCCCTTTTTGTTCGAATTTTAAATTGGATATTATGTTCGCACAAGTGAGGGAAGACATTTACTACATAAATTCGTTTAAATAGCCTCGCAATATGGACTGGCTGTCTTAAAACACCATAGTGCTGCATTTAGAGGAAGTTTTCGCTACAATGCAACCAAATGCTGGAATAATCTTCCACCTCCTCTTCGTGAATTACGAACCGTCGAAAATTTTCGTCGGAAATGTAAGTCACGATTCTAGGAACGACAAAAACAAGATCAGCTTTGGGAGCATTGGTGGTGAAAGTATAGATGTACACCAGTATTATAGATATACATATATCAACAAACATTTGTTGATATaggtttattttaatactacttattattttaaaacatctaaatattttattatcgacTATTTTGTATTgagttttatgtatatattattattaggaattATTTACTATATGTCGAGCGCACTGTATCTCCAAAGTTAAACGGGcaccgctgaaaatcagtgctgtgtcATAGCCATggccgtgtcacagataatcctgagtcggtgacccatgtcctgcactgcacaggaactctccATAATAaatctattactatttaaatatgtttgttttttggtttatttgtacttttatgtttttatattaagtgtatcctgtgagtgttttgtgaaataaatgtttttctttctttctttctttctaaatatAAATCAGTTTGGAATAAaaggtttaaaatgtaaatgtaaatctgtAATCAAGCCGACAATATTCTGTACGGttgcataaataaaaagaaactttTGAAATGGAAATGAAATGtaacaattgattttttttattactagccTGTGTGGAAAGACAACCGTTATAAGATTTGAGGGTGCAGCTTTGTTTAATTGCCGTATTGTTTATGTAAAACACTTAAGTGTGACTTTAATGTCTTGATACTTTGAAACTatgttagaatataatatttttagattcAGTTCATGTTAGTTCCATTTTACGCCACGACAGGTCTCTGTTCGCACAGATAAtagcaataattttatattgagaAAACTTcaagattaaaaatattaatttatggaTTGGAGTACCGTAGTAATACACAAACTTTTGACAAACTCAAGCTAAAATTTGAGACTGCCACCATAAATTTGACACggtttgataaataataataactggaTAGAAATTCTTAGGCATTCATAAAGatctactattatttataacatcgCAGCATAAATTGTTACCTGAATTGGATTGACTAGAAGGTTTGTCGTGGGAGGACGGGGGTTCTGTCTTGTTGTCCTGACCTGGCTCCTCTGTACTTGACGAGATAAGCTGAACATTCGACAGTCGTTTCTGCAAccaaataatacattatttatacaggctcgaaggaccaaaattaaaaataagtgttATATTTCCACAGTTAGTTATATTTAAACACTTATTATCGCCGttgaacatttattatttattgcaaaataTCAGCAAAAGTAAACCATACGGTATTGTACTTAGGGCGGCCAAGTTTACCTTGGCGTACATGGTCAAAGTGTTTGAGATTTTTTGGGCCGGTATTATACGGCGAAGGTTTGTAAAGATGGTTTTTGTTACCTTCCACGTCCTCTCACCGAGGACATAAAAATGACATTTTATACTAAGCAAGATGTTCTAgagtaaaaaaattaccaagTTATCTTCTTGCATTTGCAACCATCTTCTGTCCTCTTCGCTCTGATGTTGCTGTCTCGCCAGTTCTGCCAGAAGCCGCCTCTCCACAGCTTGTTCGGTATCAAATTCCGGACTCTATTCCCATACAGATTAGTATCAATATTGTTAGATTCTGATTGAATGATAAGTACCGATAAATCAGCCAGTAGGAATGTTAATTCCATTACCGCGCGACgaaatttagtaatttattatatttggttaaagttattgtttaataattgtCCGATTTGAACTTGCGTTTTTCTTGATCCGACCGCCATTCTGGTTATAAAGCGGTAAAATTTTCTCGTTGATCAATGACACATAGGTATATAGTTTGGTTataattcttatatataaattttaagcactgtgtttcttgcaaataaatatcttaCGTACTTTCAATCTGTGTTCTTAGTATTGACGTCACAATCTTGTAAACTATTTAGACACTAaacgtaagttaaactaaataaaacgCAAATTCAGATCGGATTAcgataattttagttttaaacatgaaaattattttatagtttcgAAGTCACGTGTGCAAACGAACACATTTTTGGTtgcctgtatactaaatttaatgaatCCATGGGCggacatatatttatttaatattaaacataaagtCGTATATGAATTAATAGAACCTATAAAACACACAATAGTTTTTAACAATTAGCCAGGCCAGATTTCTTCATTATATACTTAAAGTTAGTGAGTTTTCGTGGTGGATATGAGTTGTGGTTCACGAATCCTGAGAATGTAAAGAACGAATTTGCCAGGCTATTGCTGTCTCTAATCGGATACCCCAcgttatatacatttttaagcTAATTGTAGTTTAGTATTTGAGTAAGTgtgttaattaataacaatatatttaggATCTGTTGTAAGCGCTAGATCCTAGGCTGATATTGAAATATGGGGAGCtcattaaaagtcaaaaacacGGAAAACATGACATTCCGTAACATAAAGccattattacataattaaaaaaataagaagcaTGACGTCAAAAATAACACACAAAACGCAAAAAAAATAAGCACCACACAAAAACAACTcacattttgtgtaaaaaaatcaatcaatttacAAAAAGCATTTACACATGTGACTTCActgttaatttgtaaaataaatgaaaataaaaacccAAATTCTACCGGAGAAACCCAACGGAATGGACACAGGTCTCTGTAAAAAGAATAATTTCACAAAAGTTTAGAGAGACACATTAAATTGATTTTGTTAAGAAACCACTCATTATTGTAAATCAGTCAGATAAGTTactaatatatgtatttacaggtaaatcccagaaaattaaaaaaataaagaagaaaaatcCTTCATGCCAAAATAAAACGCTACCTACAGTCGCAACAAAAACTGAAATAAGCATGCTCTACGGGTGCACTCTAATCACCTGGAGGTTTTGCGGCATGGGGAGGTCTTGAGCGGAGGGACCTGTAGAGGAGATAACGGGTGGGCTTGTGGGGGGACCATCCTGCCGAGTCCCACTCTGTACCGACGTACAACCAATCTGAGGTCTAGAGCCCTGAAAGCTCGGAGACATGCGTCCCATTGCTTGCGAAAAAGACACTTGAGGCTTGTATGACACAGGCCGAGCGCCTTGTACTACGTTTTGAGTGTATGGTTGAGATTGGGACACACCAGAGGAGCCCTGTGGCGAAGGATAAGCTTGGGCTGCATTACAGCCTTGAGGAGAAGAAGGAGAAAAACCTTGTGATGGACTCGCTGAACGATAATGACTAGACTTGACTTGACCAGGCTTCTGGTACGGTACCCCTTGGACAACCCCAACAGGTACTCCATATGAAGACGGGTGTGATGCTGCCATGGATATAGCTCGGTATTGAGGTTTCAGGGCTTTATGCGCCGCTATAGCCACGCAACTTTTGACATTGTCCCCTCCAAAGTCGTAGATTTCTTCAACAAGGGGCGGTTCAGGCTGTTGTCGCATTTTATTCATGACGCTTGCGGCAAGTTGGGCATTCAAAGAACCCTGGACTGAAAACTGGCCTACATCACGATCTCTACGAGGGCGAGGAGGGGAGGCCGGAACGGAATGTTGTCTGGTGAAGGGGGCTATAGGGACTGGGGACCCCCTAGCAGATCCTCTAGCATTCCGTTCTAGAGATCCCATACGGATGGGACCACGTTCGTTAGATGGAGATCGAGGAGCTCTTTCCAAAGAACGGACGCGACTTGGATATGTTTCCGCGGATTCTTTTGGCGATGTTTTCGGCGAGGGTATATTCTGGCAGAGATTATCACAACCCTCCGCAACCACAACGGTGATCTCATCGGGAACGACCGGGTCGAGCTTGTGCAGCTTGTCAGCCGGGATGGGTGCGGTCTGGAGGGGGATGTCGATGATCTCATCCGGTTTGGGGTTCGCGATGTCGATGTTCTCCGGTAGAGTTTGCGCGAAGTCTACGGCGACAGTGTTGAATACCGAGGCGGGCGTGACGTAGGCCTGAGGGTGGATGGCCCGGGTCTGGTTCTCTCGCAGCAAGTGCGCTAGCACGAGCGGGTTCTGTGCCACTATGTATGTCTGTGGACCGCCCGAGCTACCAGTTGTTGCATCCATCGCTGAAATATTAAGAGAAGAAATTATACAAATAGATTAAAGGGTGAAATCAGAGAAGACCGAacgtaaaaagaataggtaTTAAGATAAGACAATAAAAATGGAATTACAGGGCGCAAGATCACCAATACCATTTGTCATTATCCACACGATGTACGACATGAAACATAAAacgccggaaacgctcctgtgtttcctctgttgttgcaagagaatatggacttattgtattctttttatataaaaaagaaacagaATGTATCGACTCACGCGCGGGCCTGTCGGCGGCGGGGCGACATGGTTTGGGCGGGGCCTGTTCGCCCCACGACGCAGCCGCAACGCGCCGGTTTTCTCGCCGCATGGTGTCCCACGCTGTACTGCGCTCTTCCTGGAGTATCTCACTACAGAGTAATaaacttttcaataaatagGATATACACTTAATTAAGAGACAATTTTTTCAAAACTTAACTTACACttctaatattaatttcaaaagtgCCAATAATTGGtgttatacataaaaattgACACGTTTCAGTGCTACTTCTGTGATAAGTTATAGGAAAACCGCAGTTACGACTACGTCATTCAATGATTTTAGAGTAGATAGTTTCAATAGATTTCACATAGGGATGTTTAAGTCTTCAAGATTAGTTATATAAGTGATGAAGTGTTGTGATCAAGAGGTGAGTTAAATCAACATGGATATAATATTGGATTGGGCTCAGTTAAGATAGATATTAGTTATAACAAGAAGGTCCCTTTTAGAGAGCTAGCGATGAGACcacattacttatttttatttatttatgtatttattataaacatacagtttcttcttaaaatCCTACAAAGTCCTGTAAAACTATAAACACAGTTtgtctcataaaataaatcttaaaacatattttacaaatattactgcaacaataaataataattcaatagtttttttagttttgtttggtTCCCGTCGGATGCCCACTACAAGAAGGTATTTTTGAAGGACAAGCACTGATTACTTACAAAAGAGTCTCCTTGAGGTGGCTGGCAGTGGGCCGCTGGGACGGCTCGTAGGACCAGCAGCGCGACATGAGTGAATAGAGTCGCGGTGGACACCGAGGCGGGAGTGCTAACCGTTCTCCGTTCTCCAGTTTCCCGATAACATCGTTGTTTTTCACTCCACTGAACGGCTTCACGCCTAGCATCAGTATCTCCCACATGCACACGCCTATCAAACACATGTCTAGCTGTGATATAAGCCACAGTAGGTAAACAAGTATATTTAGCTATTGTAGTTTATGTACAATAAATaggaatacaataattattcaaatccgaCTGACATATCCAGGGATTAGCGTGCTCTTAGAACACAAAATCTCTtctgctttataatattagtaaatagTAAAATTCTGATGGAATGATATAATTACGTGGGtatccattatattataaattattgtttttatgttcGTGTGTCTTTGACAATAGCTTCGCGACAATCTATcaacaatttaaaatagaacccagtcaaacaaaatattaaaaaatgcagtAATTTTCGAGCGTTGTTACCGagcagtttataataataataacaaaaaccgATCAAATGTACGTCCAAAGGGTTCCgtatataatacttaaatatttttgcaaaggaaacattttttataattggcCTGGCGCCCATGGGATTAGTTTTTCATCATTTGTTACTAAAGCGACGATAGTAATACACATTCTATCAAAATTTTCAGTTTGCATAATTTATTTGAGGTTTATGACATATAGGCGTTGACAGACAGACGAACAGCTGAGTCAAAGTAAAGGGGTAACCGTTGGTGACCCTTGGAGTACGAAAATACGTCTCGCAAATTCCGATATGAGCTTGTTTTGCTAACGGTACATTCATCCGACGGATCGCAGTTCGTGGCACGAATCCAAATGATCGTTTCTCATTCAGATTCAAATAGATAAATTACGACTGTTTATTATCCTCATCGCCTGTTGACAGATCGAGTATCATGAATCATACAAAAATTTGtatccaaaatttatgaacgatgcgggactcgagcgttcttaccaactgagccaaccgttcgagtgacgcatggatcataaatcttggtatgtcttgttcagctCTCAGGTTATCTCATTCTCTCATAACCTACTCAGCCCCAATAATTGGAAATGAGTTAATTGAATTGAGAAGGCCCTTccttaaaattcaaacaatttactattattattattttaaataccttcaaaaaaataatcccagaagtgaagggtcactataaaataacaaattgtttatcacGAAGTATACATACCGAACATCCAGACATCCGAGGCAGATGTGAACCGTCTAAAGTTGATAGACTCTGGTGCCATCCATTTAATCGGCAGTTTCCCCCGGGACGCCTTGTAGTAAGATTTGTCCTCTACCATCTTTGATAGACCGAAATCTGCTAACTGCaagaatattatgaatttgttaatagaTAATTAGATGGAACTTAATTTCCTACGAGTTATGGGCTAATTGTGCTTGGATGAACATTtataacatacaaaatattaaacatatcgGTAACAATATTACTACATATCGGTTACAATGACAGTGCAAACGGAAAAATGTTTGCGTAGCAATTTATGTCTATATCTAGATCTTTCATGTACTCGGTGTAAACTGACTTTAAAGCCTTGcgtattatataaatgtgtttttaaacaatttgttattaaagtgaaacttattttttaaagtgataagttGATAACCTTCTGGGATtagttacaaaaattaaatttgaaaacctaatttatgaacgatgtcgGACTCgatgtgccagattttggcgagacaacacgtcctgaggatgcctcgtgtagaggcgaaacacgtgtcgaattgtttaaaggcaaatattggcggaattaacactaaaaaaaaatctataatttgtataattatggatttccgcaaagtaacgcctacatgaataaattttcaagaaatacaagatttatcaacgatacgtcacttgaacggttggctcagtggaagagcgctcacacagaacgcgagaggtcgcgagttcgagccccgtattgtttataaattttgatttcaaatttaatttgtgtaacgtGTTTTTATAAAAGGCAATAAAatacagtacaatattttactttagtacaactttattcaattaggcttaaactaagcgcttttgagtcgtcactataaatatttcttttaaattactgaatctaccttaagttcggaaaaagtagagctcgagagaagaacatacaataaAAGCAGccgccactcttttcaatcaaatacagcatttttcaatggctgtaatatacataagaaattagtatgtaagttgcttcatctatacatataaataaaattggagtgtctgtttgtaatattgaaattacatgtatatgaatatatatacggcagatacaccaaaataacatttttttaaaaattttgtctgTCTGCCTATCTGTTTGTTCTGGCtatctctgaaatggctcgACCAATTTTGACGGGGCTTTTATTGGCaggctgatgtaataaggagtaacttaggctacgtttattttagaaaacttctttaaataaagtaatgttgcaatttcCAAGAAACAGCctaactgtaaaaataatttatgtaacgtttgctgggtcagctactccaatataatatatgaatcatttttaaataaaatctattaatgtaaatgaataaGATAGTAACTAATATGATCCAGtggataaaatacaatttataatttacagCATTACCTTAACACAAGTAGGTGTGGAGACGAGAACGTTTCTGGCAGCGATATCCCTGTGCACAAACTTTTTGCTCTCCAGGTAACTTAGTGCTGTCGAAAGCTGATAGATGTACAACACTAGTGTACACGTTTCTAACCTGTTATAAAACGatatagatgaaaaaaaaattccagACCATTTCATGACAATATCCCAGGTTTAGGTAAAATCATAATAGTGTTAATCatcaaataatgttaaaatgcTATTATTCAACGCATTCTTCCagtctttttaaccgactttaaaaaaggaggaggttctcaattcgtcggtatgttctttttatgtttgttacctcaaaactttcgactgggtgaaccgaatttgataattcttttttatttgaaagctggtgccaTTGTAATTTCGATCTAAattcgattccaaaaatgacaataatcgtaactagaattagattaattaattatattgtagaaaaatacgcaattatttttatactttttagtgcatattatatatatatatctattgttttgaaatagtgtttttgaagtcggttgtttttttgttaaatttttttttctccagCGACTGGTGTGTGCTATTCGCGCGGGGCTTATAGCGTTCTACGTGTCGcatataataatgcgtttaggaggATGTTGGGGCTACCGTGGCGTTGTAGtgcttctggaatgtttgctgatgCATC is part of the Leptidea sinapis chromosome 13, ilLepSina1.1, whole genome shotgun sequence genome and harbors:
- the LOC126967618 gene encoding focal adhesion kinase 1 isoform X3, producing MISRRVTFSLPFRRHEPEGGGRCEGPLGRAMQPSQGGSPKRQAPAQTHGAASDPSTLKVHLPKGGFNLVRVSAEEDVRSVIRCLAARLASGDRVYASCFALRSRRLTTGKIRWIHQDTPVSELLTKWPASEWRLELRVRYLPANLRDLCDSDRVTFHYYYDQVRHDYLNANHPMVDQDLAIQICCLEIKYFCNDKQISLDKKSNIEYLEKEFGLHKFLPKSVLDAIKPKVLKKAIQQQFKKVANLSDTECMLKYLETMHTHYGYDRETFTGALGTGWAIPVELAIGPDIDISYVSHKAGEITYTKIASFSDIVAVQTLNSSCSQQSQSQSSSCGKAALQLRVKGASETLTITCSSVEAAESLADLVDGYCRLVTDSQTSLWNRTTTVWKQLNCQCKTEMSSSSSEGKTSSWEGNTATLLSEDYAEIVDDDADYSTPAVRDYELVRNQIELTGIIGEGQFGDVHKGTCKVTSANHPSLRRQLALQKQQGKSSNGEYVLPVAVKTCKMDADLDTAEKFLEEAYIMQQFSHPHIIGLVGVCSSPPIWIVMELATLGEMRAYLQQNAHRLETCTLVLYIYQLSTALSYLESKKFVHRDIAARNVLVSTPTCVKLADFGLSKMVEDKSYYKASRGKLPIKWMAPESINFRRFTSASDVWMFGVCMWEILMLGVKPFSGVKNNDVIGKLENGERLALPPRCPPRLYSLMSRCWSYEPSQRPTASHLKETLFEILQEERSTAWDTMRRENRRVAAASWGEQAPPKPCRPAADRPAPMDATTGSSGGPQTYIVAQNPLVLAHLLRENQTRAIHPQAYVTPASVFNTVAVDFAQTLPENIDIANPKPDEIIDIPLQTAPIPADKLHKLDPVVPDEITVVVAEGCDNLCQNIPSPKTSPKESAETYPSRVRSLERAPRSPSNERGPIRMGSLERNARGSARGSPVPIAPFTRQHSVPASPPRPRRDRDVGQFSVQGSLNAQLAASVMNKMRQQPEPPLVEEIYDFGGDNVKSCVAIAAHKALKPQYRAISMAASHPSSYGVPVGVVQGVPYQKPGQVKSSHYRSASPSQGFSPSSPQGCNAAQAYPSPQGSSGVSQSQPYTQNVVQGARPVSYKPQVSFSQAMGRMSPSFQGSRPQIGCTSVQSGTRQDGPPTSPPVISSTGPSAQDLPMPQNLQSPEFDTEQAVERRLLAELARQQHQSEEDRRWLQMQEDNLKRLSNVQLISSSTEEPGQDNKTEPPSSHDKPSSQSNSVTNSSETSPANTVNPKETRPGEDKCGGRGAGRDRSEPVYAATTAVVRCVMRLAHAAHAGASPPAVLDSVRAVGAALRDLCASVDGLLPHYPAATHREVEMAHQVLSKDMAGLVEAMRLAIHYHNTTLHHDYTKSMLAAAHVLAMDAKNLLDVVDCIRERYPNVDWRTALREADDSPPVATTSPNHTPTPECQSLTQIPDEDPKPDFKINQPVSVVTSTIEHPQHTSLPVTSNRVSSLIHNYNLYGNVREPHIYGNSHSEDSSHTAPIESVKSRVQAISGKIDAPPIYSISKKMIPIDSNVASEQG